The Paracholeplasma morum genome contains a region encoding:
- a CDS encoding YbaB/EbfC family nucleoid-associated protein, whose product MNQNMIRKLQKLQKEMQETQERLQMTEFEGQASGVKVIMLGSHQIVDIKLDKELLEDIEMLQDAIVAAVNNAVAVVDKTTSEEMGRFTSGMGMGF is encoded by the coding sequence ATGAACCAAAATATGATTAGAAAATTACAAAAACTTCAAAAGGAAATGCAAGAAACCCAAGAAAGACTTCAAATGACAGAATTTGAAGGTCAAGCAAGTGGGGTAAAAGTGATTATGTTAGGATCACACCAAATTGTAGACATCAAATTAGACAAAGAACTACTTGAAGACATTGAAATGCTACAAGATGCGATTGTTGCAGCTGTTAATAATGCTGTTGCTGTGGTTGATAAAACCACTTCTGAAGAAATGGGAAGATTCACATCTGGAATGGGTATGGGATTCTAA
- the recR gene encoding recombination mediator RecR: MKYPDSFLKLVEDFKKFPGIGKKSAERLALFVISQMDKEVVSEFSNHLVSAKNNISHCPICGVLMEEHCSICEDENRDDDTIMVVSDERDVFVLERNHLFHGKYHVLGGSIDFSRGISAEDLNIDSLFKRLDGVKEVILSLSGTVEGELTAQYIKELLKQYPVLVSRIAYGIPVGADLSYADDQTLERALNNRLKYE; this comes from the coding sequence ATGAAGTATCCAGACAGTTTTTTAAAACTGGTAGAAGATTTTAAAAAATTCCCTGGTATTGGAAAGAAAAGCGCTGAACGATTGGCATTGTTTGTCATTAGTCAAATGGATAAAGAAGTCGTCAGTGAGTTCTCTAACCATCTAGTTTCAGCCAAAAACAACATTTCTCACTGCCCTATTTGTGGTGTATTGATGGAAGAACATTGTAGTATATGTGAAGATGAAAACCGCGACGATGATACGATTATGGTCGTATCAGATGAACGAGATGTCTTCGTATTAGAACGAAACCATTTGTTCCATGGAAAATACCACGTCTTAGGGGGATCGATTGATTTTTCAAGAGGCATTAGCGCTGAGGATCTCAACATCGACTCTTTATTCAAACGTCTTGATGGCGTAAAAGAAGTTATATTGTCATTATCTGGTACTGTAGAAGGTGAGTTAACCGCGCAGTACATCAAGGAACTGTTAAAACAGTATCCAGTGTTAGTATCTCGCATTGCTTACGGTATACCCGTTGGCGCAGACTTGAGCTACGCCGATGATCAAACGCTTGAAAGAGCGCTTAACAATAGACTTAAGTATGAATAG
- a CDS encoding DUF1934 family protein, with product MTIEIITDNDKETFQVEHTFSPGKITYKDPNVDALVSIHYRLNEVLIRREGEIESQEPFMLNVPTMGYYRQDGITFKTIIKTKKLQISPESIKIVYEHNIEGVITSKTLTFTLFI from the coding sequence ATGACAATAGAGATAATTACAGATAACGACAAGGAGACCTTTCAAGTAGAACACACCTTCTCACCTGGAAAAATCACTTATAAGGATCCTAATGTGGATGCTTTAGTTAGCATTCATTATCGATTGAATGAAGTTTTAATTAGACGAGAAGGCGAGATTGAATCTCAAGAACCCTTCATGCTAAATGTTCCAACAATGGGGTATTATCGACAAGATGGTATTACCTTCAAAACCATTATTAAAACAAAGAAACTTCAAATTAGTCCAGAAAGCATTAAAATAGTGTACGAACACAACATAGAAGGCGTTATTACGAGTAAAACCCTTACTTTTACATTATTTATTTAA
- the rpoE gene encoding DNA-directed RNA polymerase subunit delta has protein sequence MAKQSYVNKSMVEIAEEIIRSEGKKNIYDLMDQVVALKEMTTEDSEKMAQFYIDMTLSAKFVFCGNDEWDLKENNLELWDKDGSYFNTTEDIEEEEEDTLTVEDYYIPEEDEELELDEDEEESDEEEDDIIIIDEDELILTDDEEVIKPSKVKYIDEDDDDLDFDDDDYNEIMDDYEDMYDK, from the coding sequence ATGGCTAAACAATCTTATGTAAATAAATCCATGGTTGAAATTGCTGAAGAAATCATTAGATCAGAAGGCAAAAAGAACATCTACGATTTAATGGATCAAGTTGTGGCATTAAAAGAAATGACCACAGAAGATTCTGAAAAAATGGCACAATTTTATATTGATATGACTTTATCAGCAAAATTCGTTTTTTGCGGTAATGATGAATGGGATTTAAAAGAAAATAACTTAGAACTTTGGGATAAAGACGGTTCTTACTTCAATACTACTGAAGACATTGAAGAAGAAGAGGAAGATACATTAACTGTAGAAGACTACTATATTCCTGAAGAAGATGAAGAACTTGAACTTGATGAAGACGAAGAAGAATCTGACGAAGAGGAAGATGACATCATCATTATCGATGAAGATGAATTAATCTTAACCGATGATGAAGAAGTAATTAAACCTTCTAAAGTTAAGTATATTGATGAAGATGACGACGACTTAGACTTCGACGACGATGATTACAATGAAATCATGGACGATTACGAAGATATGTACGATAAATAA
- a CDS encoding CTP synthase, giving the protein MKTKFIFVTGGVVSSLGKGIMASTIGQLLKSRGLKVFMQKFDPYINVDPGTLSPFQHGEVFVTDDGCETDLDLGHYERFIDENLSKESSVTTGKIYQAVIDKERKGDYLGATIQVIPHITNEIKDRLKAVAKASNADVVITEIGGTVGDIESLPFLEAIRQARRDFGQKNTLYIHTTLLPYLKAAKEIKTKPTQHSVKELRSLGISPDMIVLRSEVPVSKSIKEKIALFCDVESTHVFESVDVDILYKAILNLHKQDIDEWILKHFEIEPSKPMDLSPWESLIKSIEESKKEIQIGLVGKYVSLHDAYLSVVEALKHAGYHQGLQVNIKFLNAEKITEDNVEKALDGCKGLIVPGGFGERATDGKIAAIKYARTHNLPFFGICYGMQLAAIEFARNVMGIGLATTTEIDPNTKYPIIDIMTNQDLTKNLGGTQRLGLYDCEIESESLAYSLYQTTSIKERHRHRYEFNNFYKEAFLSYGMKLSGVNKKENLVEIIELPNHPFFIACQFHPEFLSRPLRPHPIFKGFIEAAHNNQTNE; this is encoded by the coding sequence ATGAAAACGAAGTTTATTTTTGTTACAGGCGGGGTTGTTTCTTCGCTTGGTAAAGGCATTATGGCCTCAACTATTGGCCAGCTATTGAAAAGCAGAGGACTTAAAGTCTTCATGCAAAAGTTCGATCCGTATATCAACGTTGATCCAGGGACTCTATCCCCTTTTCAACATGGTGAAGTATTTGTCACCGATGATGGTTGTGAAACAGATTTGGATTTAGGACACTATGAACGATTTATTGATGAGAATTTATCAAAGGAATCAAGTGTAACGACTGGTAAAATCTATCAGGCTGTAATCGATAAAGAACGGAAAGGCGACTATTTAGGTGCAACCATTCAAGTTATTCCTCATATTACCAATGAGATTAAAGATCGATTAAAGGCTGTAGCAAAAGCATCTAATGCAGATGTTGTGATTACTGAGATTGGTGGGACTGTTGGCGACATCGAGTCATTACCTTTTTTAGAAGCCATTAGACAGGCAAGAAGAGATTTTGGACAAAAGAATACCCTTTATATTCACACAACCCTATTACCATACTTAAAAGCTGCTAAAGAGATAAAAACCAAACCAACTCAACATAGTGTTAAAGAACTCCGTTCATTAGGCATATCTCCAGACATGATTGTTCTAAGAAGTGAAGTACCCGTCTCAAAATCTATCAAAGAAAAAATCGCACTGTTTTGTGACGTTGAATCAACCCATGTATTTGAGTCAGTGGATGTCGACATTCTTTATAAGGCAATCCTAAATCTACATAAACAAGACATTGATGAATGGATCTTGAAACACTTTGAAATAGAACCTAGTAAACCAATGGATTTGTCTCCTTGGGAATCTCTTATCAAGAGCATTGAAGAGTCCAAGAAAGAAATTCAAATCGGGTTGGTTGGTAAATATGTCAGTTTACACGATGCATATTTATCGGTTGTTGAAGCGTTAAAGCATGCAGGATACCATCAAGGTCTCCAAGTAAATATTAAATTCCTAAATGCAGAAAAGATAACCGAAGACAATGTAGAAAAAGCACTAGATGGTTGTAAAGGTTTAATCGTTCCTGGTGGATTTGGTGAACGTGCTACCGATGGCAAAATAGCTGCGATAAAGTATGCAAGAACCCATAACCTACCTTTCTTTGGGATCTGTTATGGCATGCAGTTAGCAGCCATTGAGTTTGCGAGAAATGTCATGGGTATTGGGCTAGCCACTACCACAGAGATTGATCCTAATACAAAATACCCAATCATTGATATTATGACTAATCAAGATTTAACTAAGAACTTAGGAGGCACTCAACGATTAGGTCTTTATGACTGTGAAATAGAATCTGAATCGCTAGCGTACTCACTATATCAGACCACTTCAATCAAAGAAAGACATCGCCATCGTTATGAATTTAATAACTTCTATAAAGAGGCCTTCCTATCCTATGGAATGAAGTTGTCTGGGGTAAATAAGAAAGAGAATCTCGTGGAAATCATCGAATTACCTAATCATCCGTTCTTTATTGCTTGTCAATTTCATCCAGAGTTTCTTTCAAGACCTCTAAGACCACATCCTATTTTTAAAGGATTTATTGAAGCAGCACACAATAATCAAACAAACGAATGA
- the fba gene encoding class II fructose-1,6-bisphosphate aldolase, which yields MALVSAKEMLLKARDGGYGVAQININNLEWTKATLQVAQELQSPIILGVSEGAAKYMGGYRLVMAMVRELHDAMGMTVPVAVHLDHGTYEGAYKALEAGFTSIMFDGSHYSIEENVAKTKEIVEACHARGVSVEAEVGSIGGEEDGVIGAGELADPKECALIASLGVDLFAAGIGNIHGKYPANWKGLNFEVLAAVQEATNRVPLVLHGGTGIPSEMIQKAISLGVTKINVNTELQLVFAAAIRKYIEAGKDLEAKGFDPRKLLAPGVEAIKAIVREKLTMFGSVGKAN from the coding sequence ATGGCTTTAGTTTCAGCAAAAGAAATGCTATTGAAGGCTAGAGATGGCGGTTATGGCGTAGCACAAATCAACATCAATAACCTTGAATGGACAAAAGCAACTCTACAAGTTGCACAAGAATTACAATCACCAATCATCTTAGGGGTATCTGAAGGTGCCGCTAAATATATGGGTGGCTATCGTTTAGTTATGGCGATGGTAAGAGAATTACACGACGCAATGGGTATGACTGTTCCAGTTGCAGTTCACTTAGACCACGGTACTTATGAAGGCGCATATAAGGCTTTAGAAGCTGGTTTCACTTCAATTATGTTTGATGGTTCTCACTATTCAATCGAAGAAAACGTTGCAAAAACAAAAGAAATCGTTGAAGCATGTCATGCTAGAGGCGTTTCAGTTGAAGCAGAAGTTGGTTCAATTGGTGGAGAAGAAGACGGCGTTATCGGTGCTGGTGAATTAGCAGATCCAAAAGAATGTGCTCTAATCGCATCATTAGGCGTTGACCTATTCGCTGCAGGTATTGGTAACATTCATGGTAAATACCCTGCAAACTGGAAAGGCTTAAACTTTGAAGTATTAGCAGCTGTACAAGAAGCTACTAACCGTGTACCTTTAGTATTACATGGTGGTACAGGCATTCCATCTGAAATGATTCAAAAAGCTATTTCACTTGGTGTAACTAAGATCAACGTTAACACTGAACTTCAATTAGTATTCGCTGCAGCAATTAGAAAATACATCGAAGCTGGTAAAGATCTTGAAGCTAAAGGTTTTGACCCACGTAAATTATTAGCACCTGGTGTTGAAGCTATCAAAGCAATCGTTAGAGAAAAACTAACAATGTTCGGATCAGTTGGTAAAGCTAACTAA
- the lysS gene encoding lysine--tRNA ligase, with product MDILELTEQERIRREKMNELRAKGIDPFGSKFDRKNTTKEIRDRYESFNHDQLEEMKVEVVIAGRIIRKRGQGKAGFLHLQDRDSNIQVYVRQDTVGEDQFDIFVKGDLGDIIGVRGIVFRTKTDELSVKALEYTHLTKALRPLPDKFHGLQDVEEARRRRYVDLIVNEESRRIAMLRPRIIREIQKYFDGRGFIEVETPVLHSILGGAAARPFVTHHNTLDMPFYLRIATELPLKRLIVGGMEAVYEIGRLFRNEGMDAKHNPEFTTIEAYLAYSDMEGMMDLVEDAMSTVTYNILGTYDITYGEKQIKMAPKWARVHMVDAIKNITGVDFWTIDDLETATKVAKEKGVHVEKHFGVGHIIQTFFDEFVEDTITQPTFVYGHPIEVSPLAKKNLENPRFTDRFELFIDGREYANAFSELNDPVDQRGRFEDQLKEKELGNDEATEMDIDFVEALEYGMPPAGGLGIGIDRFIMLICNVNNIRDVILFPHMKHKPEVK from the coding sequence ATGGATATTCTAGAATTAACCGAACAAGAACGCATTAGACGCGAAAAAATGAACGAATTACGAGCTAAGGGCATTGATCCATTTGGTTCTAAATTTGACAGAAAAAATACAACAAAAGAAATTAGAGATCGTTATGAATCTTTCAACCATGATCAACTAGAAGAAATGAAAGTTGAAGTGGTTATTGCTGGTAGAATTATCCGTAAACGTGGACAAGGTAAGGCTGGATTCTTACACTTACAAGACAGAGACTCAAACATCCAAGTTTATGTTAGACAAGATACTGTAGGGGAAGACCAATTTGATATTTTCGTTAAAGGTGACTTAGGCGATATTATTGGTGTTAGAGGGATTGTATTCAGAACTAAAACGGATGAACTATCTGTTAAAGCTTTAGAATACACTCACTTAACAAAAGCACTCAGACCACTTCCTGACAAGTTCCACGGCCTTCAAGACGTTGAAGAAGCTAGACGTAGACGTTATGTAGACTTAATCGTTAACGAAGAATCTAGACGTATCGCAATGTTACGTCCAAGAATCATCAGAGAAATTCAAAAATATTTTGACGGCAGAGGTTTTATCGAAGTTGAAACCCCTGTTCTACACTCAATTCTAGGGGGCGCTGCTGCACGTCCATTCGTAACACACCACAATACACTTGATATGCCATTTTATTTAAGAATAGCTACTGAATTACCGTTAAAGAGATTAATCGTTGGTGGTATGGAAGCTGTTTATGAAATCGGTAGATTATTCCGTAACGAGGGTATGGATGCTAAACATAATCCTGAATTTACTACCATTGAAGCTTACTTAGCGTATTCAGATATGGAAGGTATGATGGACTTAGTTGAAGACGCTATGTCGACTGTTACTTATAATATCTTAGGTACTTACGACATCACTTATGGTGAAAAACAAATCAAAATGGCTCCAAAATGGGCTAGAGTTCACATGGTAGACGCCATCAAAAATATCACTGGCGTAGACTTTTGGACAATTGATGACCTTGAAACAGCCACTAAGGTTGCTAAAGAAAAAGGCGTCCATGTTGAAAAACACTTTGGTGTTGGACATATCATTCAAACATTCTTTGATGAATTTGTAGAAGATACGATTACACAACCTACTTTTGTATATGGACACCCAATCGAAGTATCTCCACTGGCTAAGAAAAACTTAGAAAACCCTAGATTCACTGACCGTTTTGAATTATTCATTGATGGTAGAGAATATGCGAATGCTTTCTCTGAGTTAAATGACCCAGTCGATCAAAGAGGTCGTTTCGAAGATCAATTAAAAGAAAAAGAACTTGGCAACGATGAAGCAACCGAAATGGATATTGACTTCGTTGAAGCGCTTGAATATGGTATGCCACCAGCTGGTGGACTTGGAATCGGTATTGACAGATTTATTATGTTGATTTGTAACGTAAATAACATCAGAGACGTCATTCTATTCCCACATATGAAACATAAACCTGAAGTTAAATAA
- a CDS encoding RNA-binding S4 domain-containing protein: MRLDKYLKVSRIIKRRTVAKDAALADLILVNNKVAKPATTIKPNDIIELHFGLKILTVKVVQTELPKRNSDEMMFELISEVKKS; encoded by the coding sequence ATGAGGCTTGATAAGTATTTAAAAGTATCTAGAATTATCAAAAGACGAACCGTTGCCAAAGATGCAGCCCTAGCTGATTTAATTCTAGTTAACAATAAAGTGGCTAAACCAGCCACAACCATTAAACCAAATGATATTATAGAACTTCACTTTGGTTTGAAAATATTAACAGTAAAAGTGGTTCAGACTGAATTACCAAAGCGAAATAGTGATGAAATGATGTTTGAACTTATTAGCGAAGTTAAAAAGTCATAA
- the ftsH gene encoding ATP-dependent zinc metalloprotease FtsH, with protein MQEPNKKPVQKKPAMNFGIYILFAVILFGSFFFLQNLFKPGVPESLTPSEFETKLNNDEFRGMTIKYTPIGGEDANTYKVSISDADGTQYQFEIFMPALNEIINQIDASDNITLKYVEKSTITIWTVLINIIFPIVLVIILVVILFRSMSGGGNNKAFEFSKSRARLSNSKLVTFKDVAGCDEEKEELVEVIDFLKFPRKYKEMGARIPKGILLVGSPGTGKTLLAKAVAGEASVPFFSISGSDFVEMFVGVGASRVRDLFKVAKENSPCIIFIDEIDAVGRQRGAGMGGGHDEREQTLNQLLVEMDGFNPNAGIIIMAATNRPDVLDPALLRPGRFDRQITIDLPDVLGREAILKVHARNKKVSDNVKFEDVAHRIPGFSGADIENLLNEAALLAARANRKVIEISDIDEAVDRVMMGPAKKSRKVTEHERKVISYHEAGHAVIGIKLEHANIVQKVTIIARGKAGGYNLMLPENETYLESKSSLLARITGLLGGRVAEELIFGDVTTGAYQDFQSATKIARAMVTEFGMSNLGPIQYESNTGSVFLGRDYLKEKNFSDQVALEIDKEVREIITTCYDNAKKLLVEHRVLLETITHYLLEVETLNKQDIDEIVATGKLSWWENRKTEPVIEENPLDIKESPLEPSHEA; from the coding sequence ATGCAAGAACCAAACAAAAAACCAGTGCAGAAGAAACCAGCAATGAATTTTGGCATTTATATTCTATTTGCCGTAATTTTATTCGGGAGCTTCTTCTTTTTACAAAACCTATTCAAACCAGGCGTTCCTGAATCATTAACACCAAGTGAGTTTGAGACCAAACTGAACAATGATGAATTTAGAGGTATGACCATCAAATATACACCAATTGGTGGTGAAGATGCGAATACTTATAAAGTAAGCATTTCAGATGCTGATGGTACACAGTATCAATTTGAAATATTCATGCCAGCACTAAATGAAATCATCAATCAAATTGATGCATCTGATAATATCACTCTAAAATATGTCGAAAAATCTACGATTACAATCTGGACTGTGTTAATTAACATCATATTCCCAATTGTTTTAGTCATTATTCTAGTCGTAATCTTATTCCGTTCAATGAGCGGAGGCGGAAACAACAAAGCCTTTGAATTCTCCAAATCAAGAGCTAGATTATCTAACTCTAAACTTGTCACATTTAAAGATGTTGCAGGTTGTGATGAGGAAAAGGAAGAACTTGTTGAAGTGATTGACTTCTTAAAATTCCCTAGAAAATATAAAGAAATGGGTGCAAGAATTCCAAAAGGTATTCTTCTAGTCGGTTCTCCTGGTACAGGTAAAACCCTACTTGCTAAAGCCGTTGCCGGTGAAGCATCCGTACCATTCTTCTCTATTTCAGGTTCCGACTTCGTAGAAATGTTTGTTGGGGTTGGGGCATCTAGAGTAAGAGATTTATTCAAAGTAGCTAAAGAAAATTCTCCATGTATCATTTTCATTGATGAAATCGATGCAGTTGGTAGACAAAGAGGCGCAGGTATGGGTGGTGGACACGATGAACGTGAACAAACACTTAACCAATTATTAGTAGAGATGGATGGATTCAATCCAAACGCTGGTATCATCATCATGGCTGCAACCAATAGACCTGATGTATTAGACCCAGCGCTATTGAGACCAGGCCGTTTTGACAGACAAATCACAATTGACCTACCAGATGTTCTTGGTAGAGAAGCTATCTTAAAAGTACACGCAAGAAACAAGAAAGTTTCAGATAACGTTAAATTTGAGGATGTTGCTCATAGAATCCCTGGATTTTCTGGTGCCGATATTGAAAACTTATTGAATGAAGCTGCACTCTTAGCGGCAAGAGCTAACCGTAAAGTCATTGAAATCTCAGACATAGATGAAGCTGTCGATAGAGTTATGATGGGGCCTGCTAAAAAATCTAGAAAAGTAACTGAACATGAACGTAAAGTGATTTCCTATCACGAAGCAGGACATGCCGTAATCGGTATCAAACTTGAACATGCAAACATTGTTCAAAAAGTGACCATCATTGCCCGCGGTAAAGCTGGAGGATATAACTTAATGTTACCTGAAAACGAAACATACCTAGAAAGTAAGAGTTCACTTCTAGCTAGAATCACAGGATTACTTGGTGGTAGAGTCGCTGAAGAATTAATTTTTGGTGATGTGACTACTGGTGCTTATCAAGACTTCCAATCCGCAACTAAGATCGCAAGAGCAATGGTTACAGAATTTGGTATGTCTAATTTAGGCCCAATCCAATATGAATCCAACACTGGATCTGTGTTCTTAGGTAGAGACTATTTGAAAGAAAAGAATTTCTCCGACCAAGTCGCATTAGAAATCGATAAAGAAGTTAGAGAAATTATTACTACGTGCTATGACAATGCGAAAAAATTACTTGTTGAACATAGAGTATTATTAGAGACAATTACCCATTACTTATTAGAAGTGGAGACACTTAATAAACAAGATATTGATGAAATTGTTGCGACTGGAAAACTATCTTGGTGGGAAAATAGAAAAACAGAACCTGTTATCGAAGAAAACCCACTAGACATTAAAGAAAGTCCGTTAGAACCTAGCCATGAGGCTTGA
- the hpt gene encoding hypoxanthine phosphoribosyltransferase encodes MLEKDIERILVTEQEIKDICKRLGKQITEDYKHVDKPILLGLLKGCVPFMSDLAKEIDLKIEIEYMDVSSYHGNITSSGDVKIRKDMNTSVAGRDILIAEDIVDTGKTIDTIIKLLKHRGAKSVEVVTLLDKPEGRIIPFEPKYVGVTIPKAFVLGYGLDYDELYRNLPYVGILKQEIYKK; translated from the coding sequence ATGTTAGAGAAAGACATCGAAAGAATATTAGTAACTGAACAAGAAATTAAAGACATCTGTAAGAGACTGGGTAAACAAATCACCGAAGACTACAAGCACGTAGATAAACCAATTTTATTAGGCCTATTAAAAGGGTGTGTCCCTTTTATGAGTGACCTTGCAAAAGAAATCGATCTAAAAATCGAAATTGAGTATATGGATGTTTCAAGTTATCACGGCAACATCACATCCTCTGGTGATGTAAAAATCCGTAAGGATATGAACACCTCAGTTGCAGGCAGGGATATCTTGATTGCTGAGGATATCGTCGATACAGGTAAAACCATCGACACAATCATCAAACTCTTAAAGCATAGAGGGGCAAAAAGTGTTGAAGTTGTAACACTGCTTGATAAACCTGAAGGCAGAATCATCCCATTTGAACCTAAGTATGTTGGCGTAACCATTCCAAAAGCTTTCGTCTTGGGCTATGGTTTAGATTATGATGAACTTTATAGAAATCTACCTTATGTAGGCATTCTAAAACAAGAAATATATAAGAAATAG